The following proteins are co-located in the Gemmatimonadales bacterium genome:
- a CDS encoding DUF1569 domain-containing protein: MTAFNDLPEFILGPLAARSDTDWYQAPPGKWCAAQIVHHLAVGIEGSGRAFESRADKPAMARRPRSIFARIGHLLIMNVGWFPPGRKAPSQSLPAERPERAAVQQQFTEGVQRFLDLERRLLPTRSADLFVKHPVLGDLTLEEWMRFHVRHAAHHVKQIRERLAS, translated from the coding sequence GTGACCGCGTTCAATGATCTCCCGGAGTTCATCCTCGGCCCGCTCGCGGCCCGTTCCGATACCGATTGGTACCAAGCGCCGCCGGGCAAGTGGTGCGCCGCCCAGATCGTGCACCACCTCGCCGTCGGGATCGAAGGGAGCGGCCGCGCTTTCGAGTCACGGGCGGACAAACCAGCCATGGCGCGCCGCCCGCGCAGCATCTTCGCCCGCATCGGGCACTTGCTCATCATGAACGTGGGATGGTTCCCGCCCGGGAGGAAAGCTCCGTCGCAGTCGCTGCCGGCGGAACGTCCCGAGCGGGCGGCGGTCCAGCAGCAGTTTACCGAGGGCGTGCAGCGCTTCCTCGACCTGGAGCGCCGCCTCCTCCCAACGCGGTCCGCCGACCTGTTCGTGAAACACCCCGTCCTCGGCGACCTGACCCTCGAGGAGTGGATGCGCTTCCACGTGCGGCACGCGGCGCATCACGTCAAGCAGATCCGCGAGCGGCTCGCCTCCTAG
- a CDS encoding DUF4440 domain-containing protein gives MRITRFAALGMVFATLAACQQAPKPLSPADEAAIRAADSSFAVAFNAVNVEGMTSLYAADAVIQPPNMPEAAGTEAIRQLWTGMTSQTTANLTLTPGRISGEGNMALLLGSYHLVLTMKDTTQAAPPPEDGKYLIVTMRQADGSWKIVADSWSPNAAPAAPAPAPARRR, from the coding sequence ATGCGTATCACTCGTTTTGCGGCACTTGGGATGGTGTTCGCCACCCTTGCCGCATGCCAACAGGCGCCCAAGCCGCTTTCGCCAGCCGACGAAGCCGCCATCCGCGCCGCCGACTCATCGTTTGCGGTCGCCTTCAACGCCGTCAACGTCGAAGGCATGACGAGCCTGTACGCCGCGGACGCGGTGATCCAGCCGCCCAACATGCCCGAGGCCGCCGGCACCGAAGCGATCCGGCAGCTGTGGACCGGCATGACCTCCCAGACGACGGCAAACCTCACGCTGACCCCGGGCAGGATCAGCGGTGAGGGGAACATGGCCCTTCTCCTCGGCTCCTATCACCTGGTGCTGACGATGAAGGACACCACCCAGGCCGCCCCGCCTCCGGAGGACGGGAAGTATCTGATCGTCACCATGCGGCAGGCCGACGGGTCGTGGAAGATCGTGGCAGACAGCTGGAGCCCGAACGCGGCGCCCGCCGCGCCCGCTCCCGCGCCGGCGCGACGTCGCTAG